Proteins encoded within one genomic window of uncultured Fretibacterium sp.:
- a CDS encoding DEAD/DEAH box helicase, whose protein sequence is MSDLLKDNGDGKGLERDEYRELEVYGREDAGTAEEGFGAYGLRDELARALEKKGFEAPTPVQCRVLESDWRGRDLIVRARTGSGKTLAFLLPLLQDMRVSERSPHLLVLAPTRELAQQTAREAEWLVRYLDVSVVSLVGGLEMSPQLRALREGAAIVVGTPGRTRDHIERGSLRAEGIRCVVLDEGDQMLDMGFREELEAILDALPEDRRTWLFSATMPPEVRALADRYLDAPLTLTLTEEGEQHEDILHRVYMVPSRRRFEGLVNILLWEHPRRSLIFCHTRMESIEVAQRLQDEGFNAAALHGDMTQRERNAVLASFKSGSMPCLVATNVAARGLDVEGVTHVIQLGLPDDRETFVHRSGRTGRAGNEGTNLILLSPVEAGRFRAMLRTTQMKVEWQDVPGLDRIHTVQREVAEEKLLSAPLETEYSSYLSWAEDLLERAEPKVLVAKLLSSLNSRTAKGYNLGADLERERERRSRGTGRGEYAAGAPRRSGSRPRGTMTRLRSSQGGARDVGRVLNAICTALKVERCEVGAIRLKDDHVMVELLPLALSRLEQGRAGLARWGLYPEDEPRGRRGADAAPRSRYGRGGRD, encoded by the coding sequence TCTATGGCCGGGAGGACGCCGGGACGGCCGAGGAGGGGTTCGGCGCCTACGGATTGAGGGACGAGCTTGCCCGTGCCCTGGAGAAGAAGGGGTTCGAGGCGCCCACCCCCGTGCAGTGCCGGGTTCTGGAATCCGACTGGCGGGGACGGGACCTCATCGTGAGGGCCCGGACGGGTTCGGGGAAAACCCTGGCCTTTCTCCTGCCCCTCCTGCAGGATATGCGCGTCTCGGAGCGATCGCCGCATCTTCTGGTGCTGGCCCCGACCCGGGAGCTGGCCCAGCAGACCGCCCGGGAGGCGGAGTGGCTGGTGCGCTACCTCGACGTCTCGGTGGTGTCCCTCGTCGGAGGGCTCGAGATGTCGCCTCAGCTCAGGGCCCTCCGGGAGGGGGCGGCGATCGTCGTGGGGACACCGGGCCGGACGCGGGACCACATCGAGCGCGGCAGCCTGAGGGCCGAGGGCATTCGCTGCGTCGTCCTGGACGAGGGCGACCAGATGTTGGACATGGGGTTCCGCGAGGAGCTGGAGGCCATCCTGGACGCGCTGCCGGAGGATCGCCGCACGTGGCTCTTCTCGGCGACGATGCCCCCCGAGGTGCGCGCGTTGGCGGACCGCTACCTCGACGCGCCCCTGACCCTGACCCTGACGGAGGAGGGGGAGCAGCACGAGGACATCCTCCATCGGGTCTACATGGTCCCCTCGCGCCGCCGTTTCGAGGGGCTGGTGAACATCCTGCTCTGGGAACATCCCCGGCGCAGCCTGATCTTCTGCCATACCCGCATGGAGTCCATCGAGGTCGCCCAGCGGCTGCAGGACGAGGGGTTCAACGCGGCGGCCCTGCACGGGGACATGACGCAGCGCGAGCGCAACGCCGTGCTGGCCTCCTTCAAGTCGGGCTCCATGCCCTGCTTGGTTGCGACGAACGTCGCCGCCCGCGGTCTGGATGTGGAGGGGGTGACCCACGTCATCCAGCTGGGGCTGCCCGACGACCGCGAGACCTTCGTGCATCGAAGCGGCCGAACCGGAAGGGCCGGAAACGAGGGGACGAACCTGATCCTGCTCTCGCCGGTCGAGGCGGGGCGCTTCCGCGCCATGCTGCGGACGACGCAGATGAAGGTCGAGTGGCAGGACGTTCCGGGCCTGGACCGCATCCATACGGTCCAGCGCGAGGTGGCCGAGGAGAAACTGCTCTCCGCGCCGCTCGAGACGGAGTATTCGAGTTATTTGAGCTGGGCGGAGGACCTGCTGGAGAGGGCCGAGCCCAAGGTCCTGGTCGCGAAGCTGCTGAGCTCCCTCAACTCCCGGACGGCCAAGGGCTACAACCTCGGCGCGGACCTCGAGCGCGAGCGTGAGCGCCGCAGCCGGGGCACGGGCCGGGGCGAATACGCTGCGGGGGCGCCGCGGCGCTCCGGCTCCCGTCCCAGGGGCACGATGACGCGCCTGCGCAGCAGCCAGGGCGGGGCCCGGGATGTGGGGCGCGTTCTGAACGCGATTTGTACGGCCCTCAAGGTGGAGCGGTGCGAGGTCGGCGCTATCCGCCTGAAGGACGATCACGTCATGGTCGAGCTGCTGCCTCTGGCCCTCTCCCGGCTGGAGCAGGGGCGTGCCGGGCTGGCCCGATGGGGCCTCTACCCGGAGGACGAGCCCCGGGGCCGCAGGGGGGCGGATGCTGCTCCGAGATCGCGCTACGGCCGTGGGGGAAGGGATTGA
- the pbpC gene encoding penicillin-binding protein 1C, producing the protein MQVKNSIRARGRLRACLFFLLAAVLSGIAAFTLLYLLIPLDVGQVTRIEASPALYDARGRLFHLRLSSNSEWQIPIPLSEMGKWLPLVAIGVEDGRFYRHPGIDPLALLRATAQNIAARRVVSGASTITSQLIRLSISEREPSERGPSVPVRRARSLGTKVREFIQAMKLERVMTKEKILENYLNHAPFGGNIRGVQAASLLYFGKPALKLSPGEACLIIGMLKGPTLYRPDLRPEAARRRRDTVIRFLRDRGVLTSDTARRALLEDLPHRRCAPPLRAFHFAELVLEDEAVKNGDGRIDTTLDLEIQTKLESLLRQSLSDLPREITLSAGIVDNRTARLVGWVGNARFGDGSRNAWVDCGRAPRSPGSLLKPFAYLSAIDRGSLTASTLLADSSMAFSGRAPRNFDLSYRGAVSTRVALAESLNAPAVRVLRLAGPDRVLQLMRECGLAHLTQPATHYGDSLILGGCEVTVMEALEAYTALASLGRHRPLSLTPSTLSTKGPRMEGTRIASEAACWIVSDILDNRSRLTTFSRETLGQYWHVALKTGTSYGLRDAWSAAWTPDYTAVVWVGNPEGDPWPGLVGAKAAAPVAVKLLRTISPRSSWYGKPAGLVLRTVCALSGQPPTAACTSTRLDWSIEGVTQTMPCSLHVIRRGQPTLMLPAEFSSRETPQEQIQRRAMLSITSPIAEAVYTSAPLDLRQRIPMRAEGAVGRVWWYLDGTYIGSALPNETFFHRVSDGRHVVGAVDEEGRSAYTNVSVVTPGRKRKADLLLR; encoded by the coding sequence ATGCAGGTCAAAAATTCCATCCGTGCACGAGGACGCCTTCGCGCGTGCCTGTTCTTTCTTTTGGCGGCGGTTCTCTCGGGGATCGCGGCGTTCACCCTTCTGTATCTCCTCATCCCCCTCGATGTGGGGCAGGTGACCCGCATCGAGGCGTCCCCCGCCCTCTACGACGCCCGGGGACGCCTTTTCCACCTCCGGCTCTCCTCGAACTCGGAGTGGCAGATCCCCATCCCGCTCTCCGAGATGGGGAAATGGCTGCCTCTGGTTGCCATCGGCGTCGAGGACGGCCGGTTCTACCGCCATCCCGGCATCGACCCGCTGGCGCTCCTGAGGGCCACAGCCCAGAACATCGCCGCCCGGCGCGTCGTCTCCGGAGCCTCCACCATAACCAGCCAGCTCATACGCCTCTCCATATCTGAGAGGGAGCCATCCGAACGTGGACCGTCGGTCCCGGTGCGGAGGGCCCGCAGCCTGGGAACCAAGGTCCGGGAGTTCATTCAGGCCATGAAGCTGGAACGGGTGATGACGAAGGAAAAGATCTTGGAGAACTATCTCAATCACGCGCCCTTCGGCGGCAACATCCGGGGCGTGCAGGCCGCGTCCCTGCTCTATTTCGGCAAACCGGCCCTCAAGCTCTCCCCGGGGGAGGCCTGTCTGATTATCGGGATGCTGAAGGGCCCCACCCTGTATCGCCCCGACCTCCGGCCCGAGGCGGCGCGGCGCCGCCGGGACACCGTCATCCGATTCCTGAGGGATCGGGGCGTCCTCACCTCGGACACGGCTCGAAGGGCGCTCCTGGAGGACCTGCCCCATCGCCGCTGCGCCCCCCCCCTGCGCGCCTTCCACTTCGCGGAGCTCGTTCTGGAGGACGAAGCAGTGAAAAACGGCGACGGCAGGATCGATACCACCCTGGACCTGGAGATCCAGACGAAGCTGGAGTCCCTGCTCCGTCAATCCCTTTCGGACCTGCCCCGCGAGATCACCCTGTCCGCGGGAATAGTGGACAACCGGACGGCCCGGCTCGTCGGGTGGGTGGGCAACGCGCGGTTCGGGGACGGGAGCCGCAACGCCTGGGTGGACTGCGGACGGGCTCCCCGTTCGCCGGGCTCCCTCCTGAAGCCCTTTGCCTATCTCTCCGCCATCGATCGGGGGTCTCTGACCGCTTCCACCCTTCTGGCGGACTCCTCCATGGCCTTCTCGGGGCGGGCCCCACGCAACTTCGACCTGAGCTACCGCGGGGCCGTCAGTACCCGGGTCGCCCTTGCCGAGTCCCTGAACGCCCCGGCGGTGCGCGTCCTGCGCCTGGCGGGGCCCGATCGGGTACTGCAGCTGATGCGGGAGTGCGGCCTGGCCCATCTCACGCAACCGGCCACACACTACGGCGATTCCCTCATCCTGGGCGGCTGCGAGGTCACCGTCATGGAAGCCCTCGAGGCCTACACGGCCCTGGCGTCGCTGGGACGCCACCGCCCCCTGAGCCTCACCCCCTCGACGCTCTCCACGAAGGGGCCCCGAATGGAGGGGACCCGAATAGCCTCGGAGGCCGCCTGCTGGATCGTCAGCGACATCCTCGACAACCGGAGCCGGCTGACGACGTTCTCGCGGGAAACCCTGGGGCAGTACTGGCACGTCGCCCTGAAGACGGGCACCTCCTATGGGCTTCGGGACGCGTGGAGCGCGGCCTGGACCCCAGACTACACGGCTGTCGTGTGGGTCGGCAACCCCGAGGGGGACCCCTGGCCGGGGCTGGTGGGCGCCAAGGCCGCCGCTCCCGTCGCCGTCAAACTTCTCCGAACGATCTCGCCAAGGTCGTCCTGGTACGGCAAACCGGCCGGGCTCGTCCTGCGCACCGTATGCGCGCTCTCCGGCCAACCGCCCACCGCGGCCTGCACGTCAACCCGGCTGGACTGGTCGATCGAGGGGGTCACTCAGACGATGCCCTGCAGCCTCCACGTCATCCGGCGGGGACAGCCGACGCTGATGCTGCCCGCCGAGTTCTCCTCGAGGGAGACGCCGCAGGAGCAGATTCAAAGGCGCGCCATGCTCTCCATCACATCCCCCATCGCGGAGGCCGTCTACACCTCCGCCCCGCTGGACCTGCGGCAGAGGATCCCGATGAGAGCGGAGGGCGCCGTCGGAAGGGTATGGTGGTACCTGGACGGGACGTACATCGGTTCGGCCCTGCCCAACGAGACCTTCTTTCACCGCGTCTCCGACGGCCGACACGTCGTGGGGGCCGTCGACGAGGAGGGACGCAGCGCCTACACGAACGTCTCGGTCGTCACCCCCGGAAGGAAGCGCAAGGCGGACCTCCTGCTGCGCTGA